TTCTTTTCCTGTTGTAGAATATTTCAATATAATCGAAGAGACTTATCATTGCCTCCATTCTTGTTTCATACTTTTCAGAGTGAACGAGCTCAGTCTTAAGCGAATGAAAGAAACTCTCTGTAATTGCATTGTCATAGCAGCTGCCTTTACGGCTCATGCTCTGGCGGAAGAAGTGGCGTTTTAAGTAGCCTTTCACCTTCAGGGAGTCATACTGGCTTCCACGGTCAGAGTGGAATATCAGACCAGGCTTTGGCCTTCTCTGCCTGACTGCCTGGATGAGGGCACTCATTACCAGGTCCTCGGTAATCCTGTTTAACATCGACCAGCCCACGATCCCTCTTGAACATACGTCGAGGATTACGCACAGGTAAAGCCAGCCCTCACGGGTATGGATGTGGGTGATGTCGCTTGTCCAGAGGGTATTTACTTCTTCAGCATGGAATTTCCTTTGTACCAGGTCAGGTATATTGTTCCTCGTATGTTTGGAATTGGTCGTCACCTTGAACTTCCTTGAAGCCTTGGCCCTTATGCCGTTTACACGCATAATCCTCTGAATCCTTTTCTTGTTAAAGCTTTTACCCCTGGCCTTCAGCTCTTTTGTAATTCTTAAAACCCCGTAGGCTCTTCTGAACTCCGAGTAAATGCTTTTTATATCCCTTAAGAGCTCCTTGTTTTCTATGGCCCTTCTTGAGACCTTCCTTCTCGTGTAGTGGTAGTAACCTGCCCTGGAGACGCCTAAGACAGTGCACATTTTCTCAAGACGGAACTCACACCTGTGAACCCGTATAAATTCAAACTTCAGGGCTTTACTCTTGAGAAAATGGCGATAGCTTTTTTTAATATGTCTCGCTCCTCTTTTACGTCACGGAGCTCTTTTTCAAGTTTCTTCATATACTCTTCCTCAGGCCTAAGGTGACCTTTTCCTGGGAAGGCTGAGGCACCATCTTCTTTCTGCTGGCGTATCCATTTGTGCAGAAGACTCTGCCCGATTCCAAGATCCCGTGCCACATCGCTAATCCTCCTGCCTTCCTCCTTTACCAGCCTTATTGCCCCTAGCTTAAACTCCTCATCGAAGACCCTTCGTTTTAATTCTCCTTCCATTTTAATTTCCCTCCTTGTATATTGGTACCACTGTTGATAATATAATATCTTTCTTTTAATATCATATTGTCTATTCCAAGAGGGTACTATACGGGGGTTAGTTTAATGTATATCTCTTAAACTCTGGAAAGGGAAAAGCAGAGAAGCCAGAGAAGGAACTTGTGGAAAGTGAAACTGCTCCTGTGGAGTATGCTTTAAGCCAGAACTACCCCAATCCCTTCAATCCCTCTACAGTCATAAACTATGAGATCCCGAAGACTTCAAGGGTGACTCTTAAGATCTTTGACATGCTGGGAAAGGAAGTTACTACTCTTGTAAATGAGTATAAGGAGCAGGGAAGGTATTCTGTGGAGTTTAATGCCTCCCACCTTCCTAGCGGGACATATATCTATGAACTTAGGGCAAATGATTTTGTTAAGAGCGGCAAGATGTTGCTCTTGAAGTAATTCTTGTCATAAATTTACAAAGCCCTATTTTTTAGGTCTTAAGGCAGAAGTTCTTTCGGGGACTTCTGCCTTCTGTAACTAATACCTGCAATCAGCAACAAATTTGCTTGAGGAATATCCTGTCAGTTTTCGCTTCCCCGATAAAAAGCCTTTACTTCGTAATATTCAGATGTGTTGTTTTATTGAGTATTTCGACTTATTTTCGGGGCAAGTATTGAAGGTGAAAATTTATGGAGTCTGCGGCATTACTATGAAAAAATTATCCTTTGGAGTTATACTTACCTTAACACTAATATTTGCCGGATGCGCAGCGCATACGAGCCTGGAACCGCTGGGGCGGGGCAATATGAATGCAAACTTAAGCCTGGGAGGCCCCATAGTGGCAGCCTTTAATACTCATATACCAATTCCCTATGCCACCGTTGGAATGTCTTACGGCTTAAATGAGAAAATGAATATAGATGGCAGCCTGCACCTGACCAGCCTTCCGTACAGGATTTTCGGCCTTGAATTGGGAGCTTCGTACTTTCCTGTATTGAACGAGGGACTTATTCCAACTGTCGGAATTCATCCTGAAGTTTTAACTTTTATCAGCCTGAAGCCGGACGTTGAAAGCCGTATGCGCGTGTATCCTTCCCTTTCAGCCTCTGCCGCCTGGCACCTGGGAAGTGACCTCATCTATACGGGGTTTGACTACACTTTCCCTCTTACAAGTTCCGATTATGATACTGACGCCCCGAAGTTTGTGCTCTCTCCGTTTTTTGGCTACAGGACTGACCTCGGGAAAAGCCTCCGTCTTACGACTGAGGTAAAATGGCAGGGAGTAAACGTTAGGTCCGATCAGCTTGCGGCTGATTATATAAAGCCCGGAGGCCATGGCGCCGTTGGAATTTTGTTTGCTATTGAGAGGAGCTTCTAAAATGAAAAAAATTATATTATACATCTCTCTTTTTGTTGCTATAGCCGCACAGGGCTGCGATATGGACAGCTTCCTTTTTAACGACAAGAAAATCTCAGCATACAAACTGCCCGGAAACAATATCCCCGATTCACTCATTAAGCAGGTGACTTTCATAAGCGGTGGAAACACGCTCTACGGGTACTGGGTAAAAGGAGAAAATTACTATAATAGTTTTACTATACTGTACTGCCACGGAAATAAAGAAAACATAGATAACTACTGGGACAGGATTATGTATCTGCATCAGCTTGGAGTTAATGTCTTTATATTCGACTACAGGGGATTTGGAATGTCTGAAGGCACTTCTTCCGAAGTGGGAATGCATGAGGATGCAGAGGCAGCATGGAATTTCATTAAAGTAAATTATGCTGTAAAACCCGCATCGCTAATTCTATACGGCTACTCGCTTGGCAATGTGGCTTCAATCTATCTTGCTGCCGAGGTCGTAAAGCCGATGGCACTTATTGCAGAGGCCCCTTTTGCCTCGGCAAATTCCCTTACACAGGGAAGCCTGGTGCTGGATATCCCAGCGGGGTGGCTTACAAAAGGAAAGTTTAATAATGCCGAGGAAATAAAAAAAATCACAACTCCGTTTCTGCTTCTTCATGGAAGTGACGACGACTTTGTACGCTTCCGTGACAACGGTCAGGTTGTTTATGACAATGCGCCGGAGCCAAAAACTCTAATTGTTGTCCCGGGGGCGGTTCATACTAACATCCCGGAAAAGATGGGGGTGGAAGAATATCTGATGTCTCTAAGAAAATTTTTACATCTGCTTTGGTTATAAGTCCGGGCACTATTATTTTTGCTTTGCGGAATAATTAACATTTATACAATACAGGGAGTTAAATGAAAAATCAGTTTAGAATGAATAGGCTTATGCTTACTGCAGCCTTATGTCTATTCATATGCTTTGGCGGTTTACGTGCCCAGGCCACCTTTGATGCCGATACAGTAAAGGCGCAGAAGTATGATACAGGCAAAATGTGGGCCTTTGAGTTCCCGCCTTTTGAATACCTGAAACAGGTATATAACTTTAATGCCTCGCAGGAATGGTTTGATGACGTACGGCTTTCAGCCCTGCGCATACCGGGCTGCACGGCATCCTTTGTTTCTGAAGACGGTCTGGTTATGACAAATAACCACTGCGCCCGCGGAATAAGAAGAATGGTCCAGAAAGAAGGCGAAGACCTTGCAAATACAGCCTTTATCGCAAGGACGCTTGAAGAGGAAAGAAAAATCCCCAACTATTCGGCAGAACAATTAATCTATCTTAAGGACGTTACAAAAGAGGTCCAGACTGCAATCAGCTCAGGCAAGACTGAAAAGGAAAAGATCGCCTTAAGAGACGCAAAGCTTAAAGTGTTAAAAGATGAGTATGAAAAAGAAACCAAACTTAAGTGCGACGTTGTTTCTTATTACAACGGAAGCCTCTTCTTCGTTCAGGGTTTTAAGACTTATAATGACGTAAGACTCGTTTTTCAGCCGGAGGAAAATATTGCATATTTCGGAGGGGATCCGGACAACTTTACTTACCCGCGCTACAACCTTGACTGCACTTTCCTCAGGATATACGGAGATGACGGAAAGCCGGTCAAGTCTGAACACTTTTTCAAGTGGAGCGCAAATGGCGCACAGCCAGGAGAACTCGTCTTTACAGTCGGAAACCCCGGGTCAACCAACCGCCTGAGGACTGTTGCACAGCTCGAATATTTAAGGGACATTCAGTTCAGGAACAGCGCTTTTCTGGCCGACAATCTCTACAGCCGCCTAGACCAGCTGAAGAGCATTAACCCGCAGCAGGCCTCTGAATATGAAAACCTGAGGCTTGGTTTCAGCAACGGGCAGAAAAATACCTCAAACACCTATAAGGCTCTTAATGATCCATATCTGATGGCCCGTAAAAAGGATTTTGAAAAACGCGCACGTGAGTTCGTTGCGTCCGACCCTCAGCTGGAAAAACAGTACGGCCACGTATGGAAGACAATTGAAACAACACGCGGGGAGCTGAGAAGTATTGATACGAAAATAGCAGCACTCTCAACAAACCCCACCTACTTCTCACGTTATCTTACAATTGCAAACGCGCTTGTAACTCAGGCAAAGCAGAGCGCTCTTCCTGAGGATCAGAAAGATCCGGAAACAAAGACCGAACGCTACCAGCAGATGCTGAAGAACATTTATCCTGATAACTTTGATCCTATTCTTGAACAGGCAAAACTTGAAATCAATATAGATTACATCATAATGAACCTGGGCAAGGATCACCCGTGGGTAAAGAAATTCTTCAGCGGATCGACATCTAAGGAGATAGCTCAGAACCTGATCTCAAAATCGGCATTTAAGGACAAGAAAACCGTAATGGCTCTTTTCCAGAAAACGCCGGAAGAAATCCTTTCCCTTAATGATCCTTTTATCAGCTATTATGCAGAGACCTACGGTGACCTGGTAAAGCTGAAAAAAGAGCAGAAGGAAACTCTGGACACAGAAAACATTGCGTTTGGGCTCTTAGGACAGATAATCTACAAGATGTACGGCACCTCAGTTACGCCTGATGCAAACAGGACATTAAGGCTTTCAGACGGCCTCTTAAAAGGCTACAATTATAACGGCACTACTGCACAGGTTAAAACAACTTTCTTCGGCCTTTACGACAAGTATTTCGGCTTTGAAGGAAAGTATCCTTTTAATCTTCCTTCAAGGTGGCAGAATGTTCCGAAAGACCTGGATTTGAATACGCCCTTTAATTTTGTCTCGACAAATGACATCGTTGGCGGCAACTCGGGCAGCGCTGTAATAAACAAGAATGCCGAGGTTATAGGCCTGGCCTTCGACGGAAACATCGAGAGCCTGCAGGGTAACTTTATTTATCTGCCGACTTACAACAGGACTGTAGCCGTGGATTCCAAAGGAATGTATGAGGCTATAAAGAAGGTC
This genomic stretch from Ignavibacteria bacterium harbors:
- a CDS encoding IS3 family transposase (programmed frameshift), with the translated sequence MEGELKRRVFDEEFKLGAIRLVKEEGRRISDVARDLGIGQSLLHKWIRQQKEDGASAFPGKGHLRPEEEYMKKLEKELRDVKEERDILKKAIGHFLKSKALKFEFIRVHRCEFRLEKMCTVLGVSRAGYYHYTRRKVSRRAIENKELLRDIKSIYSEFRRAYGVLRITKELKARGKSFNKKRIQRIMRVNGIRAKASRKFKVTTNSKHTRNNIPDLVQRKFHAEEVNTLWTSDITHIHTREGWLYLCVILDVCSRGIVGWSMLNRITEDLVMSALIQAVRQRRPKPGLIFHSDRGSQYDSLKVKGYLKRHFFRQSMSRKGSCYDNAITESFFHSLKTELVHSEKYETRMEAMISLFDYIEIFYNRKRRHSALGYKTPEEFELMKRKICLN
- a CDS encoding T9SS type A sorting domain-containing protein encodes the protein MESETAPVEYALSQNYPNPFNPSTVINYEIPKTSRVTLKIFDMLGKEVTTLVNEYKEQGRYSVEFNASHLPSGTYIYELRANDFVKSGKMLLLK
- a CDS encoding alpha/beta hydrolase is translated as MKKIILYISLFVAIAAQGCDMDSFLFNDKKISAYKLPGNNIPDSLIKQVTFISGGNTLYGYWVKGENYYNSFTILYCHGNKENIDNYWDRIMYLHQLGVNVFIFDYRGFGMSEGTSSEVGMHEDAEAAWNFIKVNYAVKPASLILYGYSLGNVASIYLAAEVVKPMALIAEAPFASANSLTQGSLVLDIPAGWLTKGKFNNAEEIKKITTPFLLLHGSDDDFVRFRDNGQVVYDNAPEPKTLIVVPGAVHTNIPEKMGVEEYLMSLRKFLHLLWL
- a CDS encoding S46 family peptidase — encoded protein: MKNQFRMNRLMLTAALCLFICFGGLRAQATFDADTVKAQKYDTGKMWAFEFPPFEYLKQVYNFNASQEWFDDVRLSALRIPGCTASFVSEDGLVMTNNHCARGIRRMVQKEGEDLANTAFIARTLEEERKIPNYSAEQLIYLKDVTKEVQTAISSGKTEKEKIALRDAKLKVLKDEYEKETKLKCDVVSYYNGSLFFVQGFKTYNDVRLVFQPEENIAYFGGDPDNFTYPRYNLDCTFLRIYGDDGKPVKSEHFFKWSANGAQPGELVFTVGNPGSTNRLRTVAQLEYLRDIQFRNSAFLADNLYSRLDQLKSINPQQASEYENLRLGFSNGQKNTSNTYKALNDPYLMARKKDFEKRAREFVASDPQLEKQYGHVWKTIETTRGELRSIDTKIAALSTNPTYFSRYLTIANALVTQAKQSALPEDQKDPETKTERYQQMLKNIYPDNFDPILEQAKLEINIDYIIMNLGKDHPWVKKFFSGSTSKEIAQNLISKSAFKDKKTVMALFQKTPEEILSLNDPFISYYAETYGDLVKLKKEQKETLDTENIAFGLLGQIIYKMYGTSVTPDANRTLRLSDGLLKGYNYNGTTAQVKTTFFGLYDKYFGFEGKYPFNLPSRWQNVPKDLDLNTPFNFVSTNDIVGGNSGSAVINKNAEVIGLAFDGNIESLQGNFIYLPTYNRTVAVDSKGMYEAIKKVYKNDRLADELKEGKIQ